Sequence from the Bryobacteraceae bacterium genome:
CGAGGCCCTTTTCGTGACAGTACTCGACGATGTCCCATTCCTTGCCGGCGGCCCTGGTGGCGCGGATGCGGGCGGTGAGGCCAGGCCCAGCCGAACCCATGTTCCTCAGCACCTTTCCTCCGGCGGCTGAGGCGGCCGGCATCGCGGCGACAGCGGCGGCGGTTTGCAGAACGTGGCGTCGGGTGATCATCGGGGAGCTTCCTTTTCCACGGTCGATTATGTCACAGCGAACCACCGTGATATACCAATTAGCGATGAGGATCTGGTACGCTTTGTTGCTCGCCGCGCCGGCCCTGTGGGCCGCCCTGCCGGAATCGTGGCCCAAGAGCCGGCCGGAAGAAGCCGGCATGGACGTCCGGCTGCTGGATCAGGCGCGTGCGTTCGCAGAGAAGGTGGAAGGCGCCGGCGTGGTGGTTCGGCGCGGACGGCTCGTCTACTCGTGGGGAGATGCCAAGCAGCGGTGGGACCTGAAATCCTCGACGAAATCCATCGGCGCCACCGTGCTCGCGCTGGCGATCGCGGACGGCAAGGTGACGCTCGACAGCCGCGCCGCCGCACTCCATCCCATGTTCGGCCGGCCCCCGGAGACGAACCGCGCCGATTGGCTTGAGCGCATCACGCTGCGCCACCTGGCCACGCAAACCGCCGGCTTCGACAAGCCGGGCGGCTATCAACCGCTGCTGTTCGAGCCGGGAACGAAGTGGGCCTACAGCGACGGCGGACCCAACTGGCTCGCCGAGTGCCTGACGCTCGCCTACCGGCGGGACCTCGAAGAGCTACTGTTCGAGCGCGTGCTGACTCCGCTCGGCATCACGCACGACGACTTCCGGTGGCGCAAGAACGCCTACCGGCCGGAACTGATCGACGGCATACCGCGGCGTGAGTTCGGCTCCGGCGTGCACGCGAACGTGGACGCAATGGCCCGGCTGGGCCTGCTGTATCTGGGCGGCGGCAAATTCCGGAACCGGCAGATTCTGCCGTGGGCGTTTGTCCAGGAGGCGCGGTCCGTGGTGCTGGCGAACGAGGATCTGCCGGTGCTGGCGCCGGAGAACTACCCCGGTGCACCGCGCCACTACGGCCTCCTATGGTGGAACAACAACGATGGCTCGCTACGCGGCGTGCCGAGCGACGCCTACTGGTCGTGGGGGCTCTACGACAGCCTGATCGTGGTGATCCCGAGCCTGGATCTGGTGGTGGCGCGGGCGGGCAAGGGCTGGGGCGAGCACGCCGTATTCTCGCGGCTGGAACCGTTTCTGGCGCCGATCATCGCCTCGATCAAAGATAAGCCGGTGAACCCGCGGCCGCCATACCCGCCGAGTCCGGTGATTGAATCGATCCGTTGGGCCCACCCATCGACGATCGTGCGGCGCGCGGCGGGCAGCGACAATTGGCCTTCGACGTGGGGCGACGACGATGCCATCTACACGGCCTACGGCGACGGCTACGGCTTCGAACCGCTGCTCACCGAAAAGCTCGGGCTCGGCTTCGCGAAGATCACGGGCGGGCCGGAGGCGTTTGAGGGGATCAACGTCCGTTCGGCGACCGGCGAGAACAGAGGCTCCGGACCGCACGGCAAGAAGGCGAGCGGGATGCTGATGGCGGACGGCGTGTTGTACATGCTGGTGCGCAACGCGGGCAACGGGCAACTGGCGTGGTCCACCGATCATGCCGAGACGTGGACATGGGCGGACTGGAAATTCACCGAGAGCTTCGCCTTCCCATCGTTTCTCAATTTCGGCCGCGACTACGCCGGCGCGCGCGACGAGTACGTCTACGTCTATTCGATCGACTCCGACACGGCGTACCTGCCCTCCGGCCGGATCGTTCTGGCCCGGGCGCCGAAATCGAAGATCCGCGAGCGCGGGGCCTACGAGTTCTTCGAACGGCTGGACGGCGGCCGGCCCGTTTGGACCCGCGACATTGCGCGGCGGGGCGCGGTGTTCGAGAACGCGCCCGATCTCTGCTACCGGACGCAGGTTACCTACAACGCCGGACTGAAGCGTTACATCATGAACCAGATCCTGCCGGGCGAAGCGCCGCGATTCGCCGGCGGGTTCGGCGTGTACGACGCGCCGGAACCGTGGGGTCCCTGGACGACGGCGTTCTTCACCGAAAAGTGGGACGTTGGCCCGGGCGAGAGTTCGAGTTTCCCCACAAAGTGGATGAGCACGGACGGCAAGACGATGTATCTCGTATCATCCGGCGAGGACCACTTCTCGCTGCGTCGGGCGGAGGTCCGGCTGCGATAACCCTACCGGGCGACGCGTCCCTCGATCAGGCAGATCGGGCCGGCGGTCGTCTTCACGCCCACCATCTCCAATCCGGCGCCTTCGAACATCACTTTGAACTCGGACTCGGTGCGCTCGCAGCCGCCCGGCGTCATCGAGAGCATTTCGATGTCCAGGAACTTCGCGGGATGCGGCTCCGGGGTATGCGGCACAACCATCTCGGCGAGGAAGACGCGGCCTGTCCCGGCGGCGTTCCGCGCGAGCTGATCGCACACCAGGCGCAGAATCGCGTGGCAATGCGCATCGCTCCAATCGTGGATGATGTGCTTCATGATGTAGGCGTCGCAGCCGGCCGGAACACGCTCGAACATGCTGCCCGATTCGAGCGTCAACCGGCCGTCGCAGCCGAGGCTGGCGGCGGAGGGCGCATGGGCGATCACCGCCGGCAGGTCGAACAGAACGCCCTGTAGATGCGGATTCCGGTGCAGGATTCGCGCCACCAGCGCCCCGTGGCCGCCGCCGATATCGGCGATCCGGCGAAAGCCGGCGAAGTCGAGCAGCGGGTCCAGCAGCGGGCCTTCCTGGGCGGAGAAGTTGGACATGCCGGCCTGGAAGTTCTCGAGGTCGCTGACGTTGTCGGACATGACTTCGAAGGCGTTTCGGCCGTATGCCTTCTGGATGCCGCTCTCGCCGGTGCGGAGGCTGTGGACCATGTGCTCGTAGCCGCGCATGTGCCAGGAATCGGTGAAGTACATGGCCACGCCGCGCATGGAATCCGCCGCGTCGGAGCGCAGACACCGCCCCACTGGCGTGAGGGCGAACCGCTGTCCGGGGAACTCCTGAAACACGCCAAGCCCGGCGAGCATCCGCATCACGCGATACAGGCTGTGGGCATGGGCGCCGGAGGCGGCGGCCAGGGCTTCGGCGGAGACGGGCTCGCCGTCGGGCATATGGTCGGCGACGCCGAGCTTGGCGATTCCGGAGATCGCCGCTGAGATTGTCTTCCCCCAGATGAGGTTCATCAGTTGCGCGGACGGCGGTAGTTCGGGAGCGTGCATAGGCGCCTATTATATTCGGCGCCGGGGCGGCTATCCGCGGGCGCGCTTGGCTTTGAGATTCAACGTCCGGATGAGGCGGAACAGGTGGTTCGGATGAACTCCGAGGAGCCCGGCCGCTTCCGTGTAGTTGCCACCGGCTTGTTCGATGGCGCGTTGGATGGCCTGCTTCTTCGCTTCCTTGATGATTTCGTGCAGCGCGGAGACGGGTTCGCCGTCGGGCGCGGCTTCCTCGAGCACGGCGTCCGGGAGATCCTCGGGCAGGATTTCGTCGGTGACGCCGAGCACCACGGCGCGTTCGATGACGTTCTCCAGTTCGCGGACGTTGCCAGGCCAGTCGTACGCCGCCAGGCAGGCTCGGGCCTTGCCCGAAATCCCCGTGATGCGGCGCTTCTGCTTCTCGCCGTGCCGCTTCGCGAAGAAGGCGGCGAGCAGCGGAATGTCGGACTTGCGCTCCCGCAGCGGCGGCATCGTGATCGATACGACGTTCAGGCGGTAGTAGAGATCCTCGCGGAAGCGGTGCTGGCGGGCCTCCTCGCGAAGGTCGCGATTGGTGGCGGCGATGAGGCGGATATCGAGTTGGATCGGACGCGTCCCGCCCACGCGCTCCATTTCGCGTTCCTGCAGCACGCGCAGAAGCTTCGCCTGCAAACTCGGCGCCAGTTCGCCGATCTCGTCCAGGAACACGGTACCGCCGGCGGCCACTTCGAGCTTCCCCTTCTTGAGGCTCACGGCGCCGGTAAAGGCGCCCTTCTCATGGCCGAAAAGTTCGCTTTCGAGGAGCGTTTCCGTGATCGCCGCGCAGTTGATGGCGACGAAGGGCCCGCCGGAACGTGGGCTGTTGTGGTGGATGGCGCGCGCGACGAGTTCCTTGCCGGTGCCGCTTTCGCCGTGGATGAGCACGTTGGCCTCGCGCGGCGCCACGCGGGCGATGAACTGGTGCACGGCGCGGATCGCGGCGCTTTCCCCGATCATGCCGGTTTCGACGCCAAGTTCGGTTTCGAGGCGCCGGTTCTCGGCGGCCAGCCACTCGAGGCGCCGCACGCCGGATAGCGCGAGGGCGGCGATGCGCCCAAAGGCTGCCATCAGTTCGAGGTGATCGCGATCAAACTCGGCGCCCGCGCGAGACGCTTCCAGGTAAAGCAGGCCCAGGCGGCTGCCCTGCGCCTCGAGAGGCAAGGCGAGCACGGACCGCACGCGCCGGACGATGAGACTTTCGGCTCCCTGCAGGGCCTCGTCGCCGGCGACATCGTTGGTGAGCACGGCTTCACCGTCTTCAAGCACGCGAGCGGCGATGGTGCGGCTCACCGCGGGGCTGGCGGCGGCGGTCCCGGAGCGGCTGGCCACGGTGGTGTCAGCGCCAGCGAAATCCTCACCGGCAAGCGCGCCGTGTTCGGCCAGGAACAGCAGCGCACGGTCCGCGGGCGCCGCCTGGAGGGCGGTGTCGACAATGCGCTGACGGAGTTCGCCCTCCTCGCGGATGTCGGCGGCTGCGCTGCTGAAGCGCAGAAGAAGGCGAAGGCCTTCCACCAGCCGGCCGTCAACGGCGAGTTCGGCGCCGGGCGCCTGGTAGCGGCCCCCTTCCGCTTTCAGAACTACCGTAACCCCATTTGCCAGGATGGCTTCGCCGGCAGGCGCTCCCACGCCGCGCACCAGAAAAACGGATTTGCCGAGGCGGAGCCGATCGCCTGGGAACAGCAAGTGCTCGGTCACCTGCTCGTCGTTGACGAAGGTGTGATTGCGGCTATCGAGGTCGCGGACAACGATTGTGTCGCCACGGCGGAGGATGGTGCAATGACGGCGGGAGATCGACGAATCGAGGATGGCGATTTCGTTGGTTGGCTCGCGGCCGAGAGAAATCTCGTCGCGGTCGAGATTAAACGTTTCGCCCTGGCGCGGGCCGGCGACGGCCTCCAAAGTGAGCGTTTGTTTATCGGTATCAGCCAAGGGGAAAGTATAACGGAATCGAGGCTGCGGCAACCTCGGGAAAATTACCTAGCAAAAAGGTTTGGCTGGCAAACCTTTCCGCTAGGGTTTTCCGCTGAGGCTGCATGAGCACGGCCGTGGATTCCCGCTCCTCGATGGACTATATCATCAATAGAATCAGATGGCTAGAGCCCACTTTGGGGAATGGTACTATCGTTTGCCCACTTTGGAACCACCCGTGCACTAGTGTTCGGCGTCACGGCAACTAAAGCCCGATAAATCATAGTGAAAGGAACTGAGGCCATGAAGGTTCGCACGAAAGTAAAAGCCGGCAGCGCGATCTGGGGCACCTAGTTTCCGGTTCTCCTACACCGTTTCCTCCGAAAGCCCACAGGCCACGAAATACCGTCGATCCCTCCGGCGCTGTTTCCGTGGCCTGTGGGCTTTCTCGTGCTCCCGCCCTGCGCCGGCTCTCTGAGGGCGCGCCCCGCCCCGTGCCGGCTAGTGGGCCGGGGAGGTGGGCGGCTTCAATTTCGAGAGCGATTTCGGGATGTTGATCTTGAGGGGTTCCTTACCGGCAAGCAGGCCGACTTTGGGTCTTTTGTCGCCGTGGGAATCCGGGTGAGGCTGGGCGACCGCGGCCTCCGGCCCGCGCGGGATCTCCTGCCGGACCAGGAAGCGCTCGATCTGTTCGTGGGTGGGCCTTTCGCGCTCGAGGAACTCGATGCCGGGGACGGTGATCATCAGCGCGCTCTTGTCGTCGGCGGTCATGTAGCCCTTCTCCTTCAGGAACCACATGTCGATGGTCAGTTCGGTTTCGGTGATCTTGACCACCTTCTCGAGCATGCGGACCGGAAAGCCAGGTACGCGCGGCGACTGGCGGCGGCGGTTGTAGAGGACGCACAACAGGCAGAGGCGGCGGTCCGCGTCGCCGGCCAGTTTCGGGAAGAAGTCCTCCGGATCGAAAATGAGCGGCACACTCTCCGACCCTGATCCGAGCCGGACGGCGTCGAAGGCCTTGCGGCCCTCCGGATCGGCAAGCACCTCGTAAGACCCGGTGACGGCATCGTAGGCCTCCTTGTCGCCGGCCTCCTTGTGCCGCGTGGCCAGGGCGGTGTAGGCCGCGTGGATGGCGGCGGTATCGGCCTTGGGCTCAACGCCCAGGACTTGGTAGTGGTCGACGAAGGCGGCAATCGGTGCACTCATGCCATCGTATTATCGGCGCCGAGGCCGCCTTCGTCGCTAGGATCTTCTACTCAGTCCGATCCGAGGAATCGCTTGCCCTCACCTTACTCGAAAGGCCAACTTGGGACCGAACTGGTTGGCGCGTCTCCGTTGCGCCGGCGATTCGGCCGCAGTGGGGGCCCGATCTGCTGATTGCTATCGCCTCCGCGGTCGACGGCTGGGGCCTTGCCCCTGATCGGGTTCCCGGCGCCCTACGTGAAGAACGCGCCCTGAGAGAAACACAGCCGTGCCACCACTTCCATTAGACCGCCATGGCTACATGCGACCTCCTCCTGCTGCTCACAGCCGCCTCCGCCGCGCAGGCAAGCTATTTCGCCATCCCGCTTGGCAGTCTCGGTGGAGGTAACAGCTACCCCTACGCCGTCAATTCCGGCGGAACAGTGGCCGGAAGCTCCGGCGACGGCTCAAACGTGCGGGGCTTTCTCTGGAACGGTGGTTCGATGACCCCCATCGGCACGTTCGGCGGCGGCAACAGCTTCCTCCACGACGTTAACGATTCCGGCGTCGCTGTCGGCGTCGCCTACCACTCCTCGCCACTCTTCGAAGCTCTTGTGTATTCCGGCGGAGTGGCAATTGGTCTCGGAACACTCGGCGGCCCGGAGAGCGTCGCGGAAGGAATCAACAACGCCGGGACTGCCGTTGTCGGCTACTCCCGTACGCAGAACGGCTTCGTCGACTTCACTTCGCACGCCTTTCTCTGGAACGGCTTGATGTTCGACCTTGGCACGCTCTCCGGCTCCGGCATCAGCGCCGCCCACGCGGTCAACGACGCGCTGCAGATCGTGGGCGGCTCGGCCACCAGCGGTTCCGGCACGGCGCCCACTCACGCCGTTCTGTGGCACAACGGATCGATCACCGACCTCGGCACGCTCGGCGGCGCCCATAGCGTCGCCTACGACATCAACGAAGCCGGGCTGATCACCGGCACGGCCTACAATGCCGCCAACCAGGCGCGCGCGTTCTTGTGGAACGGCGTCATGGTCGACCTCGGGTCGCTCGCTGACGAGAGCCAGGGGAGGGCCATCAACGACGCCGGCGATGTCGTCGGGTACTCGCGCATCCCCTCCGGCGAGACCCACGCCGTGCTTTGGCAATCCGGGCAAATCGTCGATCTGAACGTCGCACTGCTCAACACCCTCCCTGGCGGCGCTTGGCTCGAAATCGCCGAAGGCATCAACAACTCGGGCCTCATCGTCGCCCACGGGAGTGACGGCATGGGTTATCTTCTGACGCCCGCGCCAGGCACGCCTGAACCAGGCTCTCTCGTCCTGTGCGCCGTTGGCTTCTCCGCGATCTGGCACCGCCGGGCCCGCCGCCGCGCCCTATCATAGAGGAAGAATGTCGCGTCTTTCCCTAGCCCCGTACGCCCTCGCGCTCTGCACCCCGATGCTGCTCGCCGCCGACCTCCCAGATGGCCCCGGCCGCGCCGAACTCGATCAGCTTTGCGCCAAGTGCCACGAGATCGAGCGGTCCGTCTCGAAGAAGCAGGACCGCGCCGGCTGGCAGGCCACGATCACCAAGATGCAGGCCATGGGCACCAAGGGGACCGATGCGCAGTTCGCCGCCGTGCTCGAATACCTGGTGAAGAATTACCCGGCCGATGAGATCCCGCTGCTCGACATCAACAAGGCCACGGCGATTCAAATGGAGAGCCGGCTGGCGCTGAAGCGGTCGCAGGCGGCGGCGATCATCGCGTGGCGGAAGGAGCATGGCAAAAT
This genomic interval carries:
- a CDS encoding helix-hairpin-helix domain-containing protein, producing MSRLSLAPYALALCTPMLLAADLPDGPGRAELDQLCAKCHEIERSVSKKQDRAGWQATITKMQAMGTKGTDAQFAAVLEYLVKNYPADEIPLLDINKATAIQMESRLALKRSQAAAIIAWRKEHGKIASFDDLKQIPGLDIAHLEERKDRIKF
- a CDS encoding serine hydrolase; amino-acid sequence: MRIWYALLLAAPALWAALPESWPKSRPEEAGMDVRLLDQARAFAEKVEGAGVVVRRGRLVYSWGDAKQRWDLKSSTKSIGATVLALAIADGKVTLDSRAAALHPMFGRPPETNRADWLERITLRHLATQTAGFDKPGGYQPLLFEPGTKWAYSDGGPNWLAECLTLAYRRDLEELLFERVLTPLGITHDDFRWRKNAYRPELIDGIPRREFGSGVHANVDAMARLGLLYLGGGKFRNRQILPWAFVQEARSVVLANEDLPVLAPENYPGAPRHYGLLWWNNNDGSLRGVPSDAYWSWGLYDSLIVVIPSLDLVVARAGKGWGEHAVFSRLEPFLAPIIASIKDKPVNPRPPYPPSPVIESIRWAHPSTIVRRAAGSDNWPSTWGDDDAIYTAYGDGYGFEPLLTEKLGLGFAKITGGPEAFEGINVRSATGENRGSGPHGKKASGMLMADGVLYMLVRNAGNGQLAWSTDHAETWTWADWKFTESFAFPSFLNFGRDYAGARDEYVYVYSIDSDTAYLPSGRIVLARAPKSKIRERGAYEFFERLDGGRPVWTRDIARRGAVFENAPDLCYRTQVTYNAGLKRYIMNQILPGEAPRFAGGFGVYDAPEPWGPWTTAFFTEKWDVGPGESSSFPTKWMSTDGKTMYLVSSGEDHFSLRRAEVRLR
- a CDS encoding DnaJ domain-containing protein; its protein translation is MSAPIAAFVDHYQVLGVEPKADTAAIHAAYTALATRHKEAGDKEAYDAVTGSYEVLADPEGRKAFDAVRLGSGSESVPLIFDPEDFFPKLAGDADRRLCLLCVLYNRRRQSPRVPGFPVRMLEKVVKITETELTIDMWFLKEKGYMTADDKSALMITVPGIEFLERERPTHEQIERFLVRQEIPRGPEAAVAQPHPDSHGDKRPKVGLLAGKEPLKINIPKSLSKLKPPTSPAH
- a CDS encoding methyltransferase is translated as MHAPELPPSAQLMNLIWGKTISAAISGIAKLGVADHMPDGEPVSAEALAAASGAHAHSLYRVMRMLAGLGVFQEFPGQRFALTPVGRCLRSDAADSMRGVAMYFTDSWHMRGYEHMVHSLRTGESGIQKAYGRNAFEVMSDNVSDLENFQAGMSNFSAQEGPLLDPLLDFAGFRRIADIGGGHGALVARILHRNPHLQGVLFDLPAVIAHAPSAASLGCDGRLTLESGSMFERVPAGCDAYIMKHIIHDWSDAHCHAILRLVCDQLARNAAGTGRVFLAEMVVPHTPEPHPAKFLDIEMLSMTPGGCERTESEFKVMFEGAGLEMVGVKTTAGPICLIEGRVAR
- a CDS encoding sigma 54-interacting transcriptional regulator; its protein translation is MADTDKQTLTLEAVAGPRQGETFNLDRDEISLGREPTNEIAILDSSISRRHCTILRRGDTIVVRDLDSRNHTFVNDEQVTEHLLFPGDRLRLGKSVFLVRGVGAPAGEAILANGVTVVLKAEGGRYQAPGAELAVDGRLVEGLRLLLRFSSAAADIREEGELRQRIVDTALQAAPADRALLFLAEHGALAGEDFAGADTTVASRSGTAAASPAVSRTIAARVLEDGEAVLTNDVAGDEALQGAESLIVRRVRSVLALPLEAQGSRLGLLYLEASRAGAEFDRDHLELMAAFGRIAALALSGVRRLEWLAAENRRLETELGVETGMIGESAAIRAVHQFIARVAPREANVLIHGESGTGKELVARAIHHNSPRSGGPFVAINCAAITETLLESELFGHEKGAFTGAVSLKKGKLEVAAGGTVFLDEIGELAPSLQAKLLRVLQEREMERVGGTRPIQLDIRLIAATNRDLREEARQHRFREDLYYRLNVVSITMPPLRERKSDIPLLAAFFAKRHGEKQKRRITGISGKARACLAAYDWPGNVRELENVIERAVVLGVTDEILPEDLPDAVLEEAAPDGEPVSALHEIIKEAKKQAIQRAIEQAGGNYTEAAGLLGVHPNHLFRLIRTLNLKAKRARG